The genomic DNA CGTCGAATCGCAAATCCACCACCTCCAGATACAAGTGCATCTGGTTCAGGCTCCCAAGCACCCCGAGCGAGGGCTGATAGCCGTTCATTATCGGGAACGCCATGACCGGCATCATCACGCCCCACACGACCATCAGCCGGCCCAGCAGATAGAATGGATCGAATGGCAGCATGTCTGTCTCCCATGAAGTAAACTGTGCATTTCAATGATTAAAACGAATTCTCTTGCGTGGTCAACTGCTCATACCCGGAGGAAAGTCCGGTTATGGATCGGAAACACGCATTTGGGCTGCGGCTTCGGGCAATCCGCAAGGCGCGCGGTTTGACGCAAGAACAATTTGCCGAATTGCTCGACCGCACGACCGAGGCCGTGTCCAACATGGAACGCGGCGTCAGCCTGCCGAGTGTGGAGACACTGATCCGGCTGAGTGAGAACCTGGGCATTCCATTGCGCGAATTGGCCGACGCGCTCGATCCAGCGGTCAATGCCAACAGCAAGCGTGTGGCTTTGGAATCGGCGCTTTCAGAGCGGGCACGCCAGCTTACGGTTCGTGATCTGGAAATTGCTCTTAAGCAGATCGAGGCATTTCCGAAGGGCGATTAGGCCAACCCGGGACCAATCTCTCCCGATATCCGCACATTACCTAATACACATTGCACTGCAGCGTGCAGGGGTGGCGCTAGAGAGCGCTGGTAGTTACACACCGGCTCAACGTCATTGAAAAAAGATGCGGTTCGGGATTTTTTCAACCTTGCGGATGACAGGATCGGCTCCCATATTCAATCCGTTCATTGTGTTACCCTTTTCACAACCATGCTTGAGAGCTGAATATGCCCAGAGCTACAGAAGACCAAATTGCACCCGCCGTTCTATTGCTTGCAAGCAGAGACCCTAATGGGGTGTGTACATTTGATTTAGCTTACCAGGAAATCCCAAAGCTTATTTCTCTTTCAGAAGAAGACTGGGCTCCATCAACTCCACGCAATGGCGAGCCAATGTGGAAACAGATTGTTCGCAACATCAAAAGCCATGACAAGGATGATGGAAACTTCATCAACCTTGGGCTCCTAGAACACGTCCCTGACAGAGGCTACCGAATCACTGATCGTGGTCGGGCTTACCTTAAGAAGAGGGAACTGAGCTGAACCGAGCCTTATAGCCGGGCTCAAACCATCTAAGCTCAGTTCCGCTAGGGGCGTTCTTATCCCAGACGAACCACGCATAAGCGGTTGTGCCAGTTCCCTTCTGCACTGCACCAACTGGATAAAACGTGATCCGTTCGCTGAACACCCATACACGCGATGGCGGCGTATCCGTGAATATGGTGCGCTGCCGATTCGCTCCTTCCAGAAATGCCAATCGTAGCAACAATGCAAACTTTCGGTCGGATTTTTCCAACCCTGCACGCACAAATCCCTCTGCCGAATTGTAGGGGGGATTGGTTACGATGTTTGGAGCACGTATACAGGATTTTAAGAAGTCTTGGCCGGACTCTCCATAACCTCGATCATAAAGATCTGAACTAATTACTTTTTTTCCTGTTTGCGCCAATACCTCTGACATCGCCCCATTACCACAGGCACACTCCCAAATATCACCTTCAAACTTTTCGTTGTCAATCAAAGCATGGGTTGCCCATGCAGGGGTGGGATAGAAGTCGGGGCCATCCAAGTCGGCGAACCGCTTCAAAGCAGGCTTGAAACTGCCATTAAGATTGTATGTTGAGTCCATGGAAAAAGCATAGCGTCGAATTAGGGGGGTTTTCCACAAGAAAATAAGATAGACCTACACAATTTAACCATGAACGCAGTTATCCACATACCAAGCGCTTCAATTCGCTGCGGAGGAAGTTTCTTGGAATGCTGTCGACTTTCCCACAATTCTTTGAAAGAGAGCAAAGCAATACATATAAAACGCTAATTCTATTGCCCCCTACCCCACCGGCAGAAATTGAGACTATATTAACTATATAAGTATTGCGGCCAAAAAGAAAGCCGCAAAAATTTCTGTAAATCATAGAGGCTAATTGATATTCGTTATAATTCGATGAAGTACAGGTGGTTAGCGCGGCCCTGAGGGGGATGGGATTTTTATGGATCGAGTGCCGGCGCGCTGCCGACACTCTCACTCTTTCCCCGTATTGAGCAGTCCCCTTCCCTCTCCCTCGACGGGAAAAGGTTTTTAGGTCCCCTTGTTTTCCCGGTGGCGGCGCTCGATGGCGTCCCACAGGGTGGCCTCCAGCGCCGACCCGTCGAGCCGGTTGATCTCCTGGATGCCGGTGGGCGAGGTCACGTTGATCTCGGTCATGTAGTCGCCGATCACGTCGATCCCGACGAAGACCAGACCCTTCTCGCGCAGCACCGGGCCGATGGCCTTGCAGATTTCCTGCTCGCGCGGGGTCAGCTCCGTCTTCTTGGCGCTGCCGCCGGCGTGGAAGTTGGCGCGGGCCTCGCCCTCCTGGGGCATGCGGCTGACGGCGCCGGCGGGCTCGCCGTCGATCAGGATAATGCGCTTGTCGCCCTGGCGGATCTCCGGCAGGTACTTCTGCACGATCACCGGCTCGCGGTAGAGCTGGGTGAACAGCTCCAGCAGCGAGCCCAGATTCTCGTCGTCCGGCTTCAGGTGGAAGACGCCGGCCCCGCCGTTGCCGAACAGCGGCTTGACGATGATGTCCTTGTGCTGCGCCCGGAAATCCAGGACGGCCTGCTTGTCGCTGGTGATCAGCGTCGGCGGCATCAGGTCGGGGAAATGGGTGACGAACAGCTTCTCCGGCGCGTTGCGCACCTCCGCCGGGTCGTTCAGCACCAGCACCTTGGGCTGGATGTGCTCCAGCATGTGGGTGGCGGTGATGTAGGCCATGTCGAAGGGCGGGTCCTGGCGCATCAGCACCACGTCCATGGTCGACAGGTCGACGATCCGCGGCTCGCCCAGCGTGTAGTGGGCGCCCTTCCGGCGGACCACGGTCATTTCGCGCACACGGGCGGTCAGGACGTTGCCGGTCAGGCTGAGGTCGCGCGGGTGGTAGTGGTAGAGCGTGTGCCCGCGCTTCTGCGCCTCAAGCGCCATCATGAAGCTCGAGTCGGTGTCGATGTTGATGGACTCGATGGGGTCCATCTGGAAGGCGACGGCGAGGCTCATCCTGCGGGTCTCCGAAACGGGCTTTTGAAGTGGGGTCAGTTCAGTTGGTTCTTGAGCTGCTGGATCAGCGCGGCGACCTGATGGCGGTGCCGTTCGCTGGCGGTCAGCTCCAGGAAGGTTTCCAGCGCGGCGATGGCGGCGGCGAGGTTGCCGTTGTGGGCCTCCAGAAGGCCGGTCTCCCGCCACAGCGACGCCTCGCCCGGGGCGAACAGCCGCATCGCCTCCAGCACCTCCAGCGCGCGCGGCACGTCGCGGGCGGAGAGGTGGCGCAGCTTGATGTTGTTTTGGAGCCGCAACAGAATCTCGCGGTTGGACACCGTCTGGTAATGGCCGGGCTCCAGCTCCGCGGCGCTGCCGGCGGTGGCCTTCAGCAGGTCGCGCAGGTCCACGGCGGTGCGCACCTGCCCCTCGTTGAAGGGATCGAGGATGGCGCGGGCGCCGTCGGCCTCCAGCCGCACCAGGAAATGGCCGGGGAAGTTCAGCCCCAGCATCGTCCAGCCCTGCGAGCGGGCGGCGTGCAGATACAGGATGCCCAGCGCCACCGGCAGGCCGCGGCGGCGGTCGATGACGCGCAGCAGGTTGGCGTTCTGCAGGTCGTCGTAGGTGTCCTGGTCGCCGGCGTAGCCATGCCGCTCCACGATCACCTCGTGCAGCCAGGAGATGCGGGCCTCCAGCCCGTCGAGGGTGGGCGAGACGCGCTCCGCCAGATCGTGGGCGATGTCGGCGAGGTGACGGCGGTAGTCGGCCAGCGCGGCGCCCGGCACCTCCAACGCGCCCAGCGCCAGGGCGGCTTCGGCCAGATCGATCTGCTCGTCCGGCTGCTGCCCCACGCGGCGCAGGATGTCACGGGCCTCGGCGCGGCTGGTCACGGGCGGCGTCCTTCCTCTTCTTCAGCCTTCGCGTCAGGCCCGCCACGCGTCCGGGACGTGGCGCGGCCAGGACCAAGGGGTAACGAGCATGACGTCGAAGCGCAAGACATAGCCGGCATAGTGGGGGTTGGCCCCCAGATAGGCGTGGGCGGCGCGGGCGAGGCGGCCCCGCTGGCGGGCGTTGACCGCCTCGTTCGCGGTGTCCCAGTCGCCGCGGGCCTTGACCTCGACGATCGCCAGAGTGTCGCCCCGCCGGGCCACGATGTCGATCTCTCCCATGGGTGTGCGCAGGCGGCTTTCCAGGATGCGGTAACCCTTCAGCCGCAGCGCCAGCCGGCAGAGCTGCTCGGCGTAGCGGCCGTAATTCTCGGCCCGGCGGCGCAGCGCGCCCGGTGCGCTCATGGTTTCCCCTCCCGCGACAGCTCCAGCGCGCGGGCGTAGACGGTGCGCTTGTTCTGGCCGGTGCGGGCGGCCACGTCGGCGGCGGCGTCGCGGACCGACAGGCGGGTCAGCGCCTCGCGCAGCAGGGCGTCCACGTCGGCCTCGGACGGGGTGGCCTCCTCGCCGGGCGGGCCGATGACCAGCACGACCTCGCCCTTCGGCGGGCCGGCCTCGGCGTAATGGGCGGCCAGCTCCGGCAGGGTGCCGCGCCGCACCTCCTCGTAGAGCTTGGTCAGTTCCCGCGCCACCGCGGCCTCCCGCGCGCCGAGGATGTCGGCGAGGTCGGCCAGCGACTCGGGCAGGCGCTGCGGCGACTCGAAGAAGACCAGCGTGGCCGGAACGTTCTTCAGTTCCCCGGCGGTGGCGCGCCGCGCGCTGCTCTTGTTGGGCAGGAAGCCGGCGAACAGGAAGCGGTCGGTCGGCAGGCCGGACAGCACCAACGCCACCAGCGGGGCGGAGGCGCCGGGCAGCGTGGTGACCGCCACCCCCTCCGCCACGCACTCGCGCACCAGCTTGTAGCCGGGGTCGGAGACCAGCGGCGTGCCGGCGTCGGTGACCAGCGCGATGGATTCGCCCGCTTTCATGCGGCCGATCAGGACCGGACGCATCTTTGCCGCGTTGTGTTCATGATAGGAGACGAAGGGCGTGTGGATGCCATGGATGCCCATCAGCTTCGCCGTCACCCGCGTGTCCTCGCAGGCGATGGCATCGGCGCGGCGCAGCGTGTCGAGCGCGCGCAGCGTGATGTCGGCGGCGTTGCCGATGGGGGTGGCGACCACATAAAGGCCGGCGCCGAGTTTACTTGCGGCCCTCGGCTCGCTACCTTCAGCGTCACCAGAGACGCCGGGCCCGGAAACGGGCTCGGGCGCCGGACCGGATGTGGAGATCGTTGGTGGCACGCTTGACGACACCTTTCTCGCGCGCTTGGGGGCAGCGGGCTGCCGCCGCCCTGTTGGTTGTCGGCACGCTTTCGGCCTGCTCGACTGTAAAGGCCCCGGCGCCGCCGACTCAAGCGCCGCAAGCGCCCGTCGCCGCCGTTCCGGCCGCTCCACAGACCTTGAAGGTGGCGATCCTGCTGCCGCTGTCCGGGTCAAGCGCCGCTCTCGGGCAGGCCATGCTGGAGTCGGCGCAGATGGCGCTGTTCGATCTGGCCGGCGACCGGTTCGAGCTGCTGCCCCGCGACACCAAGGGCACGCCCACCGGTGCTGCCGACGCGGCGCGGCAGGCGATCGCCGAAGGGGCGAGCCTGATCCTCGGCCCGCTGTTCGCCGCCGACGTGGCGGCGGTGAAACCGGTCGCCCAGTCTGCGGGCGTGGACGTGCTGGCCTTCACCAATGATTGGACCCAGGCCGGCAACGGCACCTATGTGCTGGGCTTCGTGCCCGCCGATCAGGTCACCCGCGTGATCGGCTTCGCCCGCTCGCGCGGTGTCACGCGCTATGTCGCGCTGGCCCCGCGCAACGCCTACGGCGACGCCGTGGTCAACGCCGTGCAGGCCGCCTCGCGCCAGTTCGGCGGGCAGGTGGCGCAGGTCGAGCGCTACGACCCGGCGGTGACCGACCTCGCCCAGCCGGCGCGGCAGGTGACCCAGGCCGGCGTTCAGCCGCAGGCGGTCATGCTGGCCGAAGGCGGACCGCGCGCCCAGGGTCTGGCATCGGCGCTGTCCGCCAATGGGCTGAACACCCAGCAGGTGAAGCTGCTCGGCACCGTGTTGTGGGACGAGCCCGGGCTGGGCCAGGAACCCGCTTTGGCCGGCGCCTGGTTCGCCGCCCCATCCCCACAGAGCCGCGCCGACTTCGAGGCGCGCTTCGAAAGGACCTACGGGCGCAAGCCGCCGCGCATCGCCACCCTGTCCTACGACGCCACGGCCATCGCCGCGGTGCTGGCCAAGATGCCCGACGCATCGGGCCGCTTCGACCGCGCGGCGCTGAACAACCCCAACGGCTTCGAAGGCATGGACGGCGTCTTCCGCCTGCGCGCGGACGGCGTCGTGGAACGCGGTCTGGCCGTTCTGGAGGTCACCCCGAGCGGTCCCCGCGTGATCGATCCCGCCCCGTCCAGCTTCGACGTGCTGGGGCAGTGATCGCAAGGCGCTGAAAAGAGCGTTCAACCGCGGCGGTGCAAAGCACGAAGGAGATCGTGTCTTGTGCCGTCGCGGTGAACCGCGAACTTAACCGTGCTGCTTCGCCAGACGGCGGGCGTTGGCGCGGACGGTGCGGTAGGCGGGGGTCATGCCGGCCTGGGTCAGGGCGGTGGCCGACTCGACCATGTAGAGCGCGGCGTGGATGCCGGCCTCGACCGTCTCGGTGACGGTGCGGCGTTGCAGTTCCATCAGGTCGGCGGGGTTGCGGCACTGGCCGAGGCCGGTCACCATCACCATGGCGGCCTGAAGCTGGCCCTGCATCAGGGTCATCCAGGCCTGCTGCATCTCGCCGATGCCCTTGGCGACGGCATGGGTGGCCTCCACCATCGCCTCCACCTTCTCGGAGCCCATGCGGACGAACTCCGGATTGGCGAGGTCGATGGGGTTGTTCATCGCCGCCGCCATCATCGCGGTTCGGTAGCCGATCGTCTGGGCCGCCGCCACCCCCATCTCGCCCGTCTTGACGCCGGTCCGGGTCAGATCGCCCGCCACCGTCAGAAAGCGTTGCGTCGGTTCGCCGTTGCCGGCCTTGCGTCTCGCCATTCGCTCCACCTCACCAAAGGACCTAACCGGAGCGTGAGCCCCGGCCGGGCCGAAAAAACCGTGACCCGGACGCCAACGCTGCACTGCAGCATTTGGTTCCGGGTCCAGTCTTTACAGGGAAGCGAGCGCGCGGTCGAGATCTTCAACGATGTCCTGGGCGTCCTCCAGCCCGACGGACAGGCGGAGCAGATTCGGACGGATGTTCGCCGCCGCCTTCTCCTCGACCGTCAGCTTGGAATGGGTGGTGGTGTCGGGGTGGGTGATCAGGCTCTTGGAGTCACCCAGGTTGTTGGAGATCATCACCATCCGCAGGTCGTTCAGGGCGCGGAAGGCCTCCTCCTTGCCACCCTTCAGGAAGATCGACAGCATGGTGCCGCCGCCGGTCATCTGGCTGCGGCAAAGGTCGTGCTGCGGGTGGCTGGCCAGACCCGGATAGAGCACCCGCTCCACCTTCGCGTGGCCTTCCAGGAACTCCGCCACCGTCAGGGCCGCCGCGCTCTGCGCCGACACGCGCAGTTCCAGCGTCTCCAGCCCCTTCAGCAGCAGCCAGGCGTTGAAGGGCGAAATGGTCGGGCCGGTGTGGCGCAGATAGGGGTGGATCACGTCCGACCCGTACTGCTTGTCGCTGGTCAGGATGATGCCGCCCAGACAGCGGCCCTGGCCGTCGATGTGCTTGGTCGCCGAATAGATGACGACGTCGGCCCCCATCTCGAACGGGCGCTGCAGCACCGGCGTGGCGAAGGCGTTGTCGACCACCACCTTGGCCCCGGCCTTGTGGGCGAGAGCGCTGACCGCGCGCAGGTCGACGACCTCCAGACCCGGATTGCTGGGCGTCTCCAGGAAGACGACCTTGGTCGGCTTGGCCAGCGCCTCTTCCCACTGGGACAGGTCGGTGCCGTCGACGAAGACCGCCTCGACCCCGAAGCGGGCCGACAGTTCCTTGATCACCCAATAGCAGGAGATGAACAGCGAACGCGGCGCCACGATGCGGTCGCCGGTGCGCAGGTTCGACCACAGGGCGCCGTGCACCGCGGCCATGCCGCTGGTCGTGGCGTAGGCCCATGCGGCACCCTCATACTCGCACAGCCGGTCCTCGAACATCGCCGTGGTCGGGTTGCGGAAGCGCGAATAGACGTGGCGGGAGCCATCGTTGACGAAGGCGCTCTCCGCCTCCTCCGCCGAGCCGTAGACGAAGCCGGAGGTCTGGTAGAGCGCCTCGCAGGTCTCGTCGAAGGACGAGCGGCGGACGCCGCCATGGACCAGACGGGAACGCGGGCGAAGCCCCGCGACGTTCGGATTGCGATGATCGGTGCGCGCCATGGCCGCTTTGTCTCCTCTGTCCGCCGGCGGGGCAGACCGGCACAACAAAAAACGCCCCGACCGATCGGGTCGAGGCGCGGACGCGGCTCGGACCTTTTTAGCGGGTTGTTTTACGTGGCCCGCAAGCCGGTCGACCAAATCACCACGTGCCCTCGCTTGTAGGACCGCCGCGGCGCGCCGTCAAGGGACAAGGAGCCCGTGACAAAAAGAGGGCGCCCTGCGTCAACATCGCGCAGGATCCGATGCCGCCGCCCGCTTGCCCGGCGAAGGCCCGGCACCGGATCATGGCCGCCGGACGTCAGGAAGGGGTGCGGACCGTGCAGTATCGCAAGGAGCAGGAGCGGCACTTCGCCCGTCTGGTGCTTACCGGGCGCTTTACCGGCCAGGACGCCGCTCCGGTGCGGCAGGCCATCGCCGACGTCAAGAACGGCGTGGAGCGCCGCTATCTCCTCGACCTGACCGGGCTGGAGTTCATCGACAGCGCCGGCGTCGGCTTGCTGCTGGTGATGAACGGCGAGGCCCTGTCGGCGGGCAAAGCCCTGTCCCTGCTCTGCGCCTCCGGGCAGGTGCGCAAGGTGGTGGATCTGACCCGCATCGCCATGATCATTCCGGTGCACGAGACGGTGGCCGATTACATCGCCTCCAGCGTGCCCGAGGCCCTGCTGGCCGCCACCCATCCCTGCGCGCCGGGCGAGGACCCCATGGCCGTCGCCGCCCGCGCGCTGCACGCCAAACCGCTCCTGCCGCCCGCGAGCGTGCCGCCGGACAGGGCCAACGGGGACGGCGCTTCCGGATAGGCCGCTCGCAGGGCTGGCGCGGACTTCCCATCTGAAGCCGTGGACAGAGTCCGTTCCGCGTTGGGGGGAGGCACCGAATGGTTCATCTGCACAAGTCGCTGGAATCCGAAGCGTCCAAGGCCGCCGAGCGGGAGGGCCGCTCGCTCGACCAGTTCGTGAACGAGGCGGTGGAGGAAAAGCTGCGCCACGCGCAGCGTCATGTCACCGCCATCCGCGACCGCGGCGCCCCGTTGGACGAGGACGCGGTGGAACGGGCGTAAAGCCGCCGCCGGATGGGATTGCGGCGGCTGTGGTTCAGCGTTATAATTCCCGTACCAGTGGTCAATAGACGACACCTCCGGTACCCGCGCGCTTCGGACGGTTTGCATGGCCGGACGGGCGTGCACACGAAAAGAGGGGCGGCGCTGCTACGCCGCCCCTCCGTCGTCTGGGTTACAGCACGGCGACGAGCAGCGCGAGGATCGCGACGACCGTCTGAATGACCGTGCAGATCACCAGCACCTTACCAGGGGTCAATAAACACACCCCCTTCCCGCCGCTTGGGTGACAACGCCCCTTGCCCATGGCAGGGGACGATGCGGCGGCGGATTTTCATACAATGGCGTGTGTCTCTTCGCAAATATTCCCGTTTAAGAGAGCAACCCCCGCAACCGGTACAACTCGTCGAGCGCCTGCCGCGGCGTCAGGCTGTCGGGGTCGATGGACTTCAGCGCCTCCTCCACCCGCGACGGTTCCGGCGGAGCGGCGGGGGACGCTGCAGGGGCCGGCGGCGGACGCTTCAGGGCGGCGCTGAACAGCGGCAGATCCTCGGCCAGACGGTGGATGGCCGCGTTCTGGTCGCCAGACTCCAGGATGGTCAGCACCTCCTCGGCGCGGCCCACCACGGCGCCGGGCAGCCCGGCCAGCTTCGCCACATGGATGCCGTAGCTGCGGTCGGCCGCCCCCGCCGTCACCTCGTGCAGGAAGACCACGTCGCCCTGCCATTCCTTGATGCGCATGGTGTGGCAGGACAGGCCCGGCAGCTTGCCGGCCAGCATGGTCAGCTCGTGATAGTGGGTGGCGAACAGCGCGCGGCAGCGGTTGACGTCGTGCAGATGCTCCACGCAGGCCCAGGCGATGGACAAGCCGTCGAAGGTCGCGGTGCCGCGCCCGATCTCGTC from Azospirillum brasilense includes the following:
- a CDS encoding helix-turn-helix domain-containing protein — encoded protein: MDRKHAFGLRLRAIRKARGLTQEQFAELLDRTTEAVSNMERGVSLPSVETLIRLSENLGIPLRELADALDPAVNANSKRVALESALSERARQLTVRDLEIALKQIEAFPKGD
- the gshB gene encoding glutathione synthase encodes the protein MSLAVAFQMDPIESINIDTDSSFMMALEAQKRGHTLYHYHPRDLSLTGNVLTARVREMTVVRRKGAHYTLGEPRIVDLSTMDVVLMRQDPPFDMAYITATHMLEHIQPKVLVLNDPAEVRNAPEKLFVTHFPDLMPPTLITSDKQAVLDFRAQHKDIIVKPLFGNGGAGVFHLKPDDENLGSLLELFTQLYREPVIVQKYLPEIRQGDKRIILIDGEPAGAVSRMPQEGEARANFHAGGSAKKTELTPREQEICKAIGPVLREKGLVFVGIDVIGDYMTEINVTSPTGIQEINRLDGSALEATLWDAIERRHRENKGT
- a CDS encoding SirB1 family protein: MTSRAEARDILRRVGQQPDEQIDLAEAALALGALEVPGAALADYRRHLADIAHDLAERVSPTLDGLEARISWLHEVIVERHGYAGDQDTYDDLQNANLLRVIDRRRGLPVALGILYLHAARSQGWTMLGLNFPGHFLVRLEADGARAILDPFNEGQVRTAVDLRDLLKATAGSAAELEPGHYQTVSNREILLRLQNNIKLRHLSARDVPRALEVLEAMRLFAPGEASLWRETGLLEAHNGNLAAAIAALETFLELTASERHRHQVAALIQQLKNQLN
- a CDS encoding YraN family protein → MSAPGALRRRAENYGRYAEQLCRLALRLKGYRILESRLRTPMGEIDIVARRGDTLAIVEVKARGDWDTANEAVNARQRGRLARAAHAYLGANPHYAGYVLRFDVMLVTPWSWPRHVPDAWRA
- the rsmI gene encoding 16S rRNA (cytidine(1402)-2'-O)-methyltransferase, producing the protein MPPTISTSGPAPEPVSGPGVSGDAEGSEPRAASKLGAGLYVVATPIGNAADITLRALDTLRRADAIACEDTRVTAKLMGIHGIHTPFVSYHEHNAAKMRPVLIGRMKAGESIALVTDAGTPLVSDPGYKLVRECVAEGVAVTTLPGASAPLVALVLSGLPTDRFLFAGFLPNKSSARRATAGELKNVPATLVFFESPQRLPESLADLADILGAREAAVARELTKLYEEVRRGTLPELAAHYAEAGPPKGEVVLVIGPPGEEATPSEADVDALLREALTRLSVRDAAADVAARTGQNKRTVYARALELSREGKP
- a CDS encoding penicillin-binding protein activator, which produces MARLTTPFSRAWGQRAAAALLVVGTLSACSTVKAPAPPTQAPQAPVAAVPAAPQTLKVAILLPLSGSSAALGQAMLESAQMALFDLAGDRFELLPRDTKGTPTGAADAARQAIAEGASLILGPLFAADVAAVKPVAQSAGVDVLAFTNDWTQAGNGTYVLGFVPADQVTRVIGFARSRGVTRYVALAPRNAYGDAVVNAVQAASRQFGGQVAQVERYDPAVTDLAQPARQVTQAGVQPQAVMLAEGGPRAQGLASALSANGLNTQQVKLLGTVLWDEPGLGQEPALAGAWFAAPSPQSRADFEARFERTYGRKPPRIATLSYDATAIAAVLAKMPDASGRFDRAALNNPNGFEGMDGVFRLRADGVVERGLAVLEVTPSGPRVIDPAPSSFDVLGQ
- a CDS encoding phasin family protein, which encodes MARRKAGNGEPTQRFLTVAGDLTRTGVKTGEMGVAAAQTIGYRTAMMAAAMNNPIDLANPEFVRMGSEKVEAMVEATHAVAKGIGEMQQAWMTLMQGQLQAAMVMVTGLGQCRNPADLMELQRRTVTETVEAGIHAALYMVESATALTQAGMTPAYRTVRANARRLAKQHG
- the metZ gene encoding O-succinylhomoserine sulfhydrylase, encoding MARTDHRNPNVAGLRPRSRLVHGGVRRSSFDETCEALYQTSGFVYGSAEEAESAFVNDGSRHVYSRFRNPTTAMFEDRLCEYEGAAWAYATTSGMAAVHGALWSNLRTGDRIVAPRSLFISCYWVIKELSARFGVEAVFVDGTDLSQWEEALAKPTKVVFLETPSNPGLEVVDLRAVSALAHKAGAKVVVDNAFATPVLQRPFEMGADVVIYSATKHIDGQGRCLGGIILTSDKQYGSDVIHPYLRHTGPTISPFNAWLLLKGLETLELRVSAQSAAALTVAEFLEGHAKVERVLYPGLASHPQHDLCRSQMTGGGTMLSIFLKGGKEEAFRALNDLRMVMISNNLGDSKSLITHPDTTTHSKLTVEEKAAANIRPNLLRLSVGLEDAQDIVEDLDRALASL
- a CDS encoding STAS domain-containing protein; translation: MPPPACPAKARHRIMAAGRQEGVRTVQYRKEQERHFARLVLTGRFTGQDAAPVRQAIADVKNGVERRYLLDLTGLEFIDSAGVGLLLVMNGEALSAGKALSLLCASGQVRKVVDLTRIAMIIPVHETVADYIASSVPEALLAATHPCAPGEDPMAVAARALHAKPLLPPASVPPDRANGDGASG